Within Thermoprotei archaeon, the genomic segment TTTCACATAAACGATACGGAAAACTCCGGCGTAAATATAGGCATACTCATGACGGTTCGCCTTCTTACACTTTTTTCCATTTCATTATCCTTTCTCTTAACAATAAGACCTGAAGAGTTAATTAAAGCATTAGAAGCTCTTAACTTTCCTTATACGATTGCATTTACATTAGGACTTGCGCTAAGATATGTGGACACTATATCAGAGGAATACAATACTATAAAGGAAGCACAAACATCAAGAGGATTAGAATTAGATAGCGGATTTTTATTAAAAAGAATAAAAAATTACACATATGTTCTAATTCCATTGTTAGTTCGGAGTATAGAAACTGCAGAAAAGTTGGTATTTGCAATGGAACTTAGGGCATTCTCACTTAGAAAAAAACAACATAAGATAACGTACAAGCTTAAACTATTAGATTATATCTTGATTACATTTTCGCTAATAATTCTAAGCTTATCCATAGCTTATTATATTTTAAAGGTGATTTAGATGAACGAAGTTTGCATCTATAAGGGACAAAAATATTATACAATAGGATTATTTAACCTCATAAGAAAGCTTCCTATAGTACCTGTTGATGATGATATTTGGATAGCATCTGATGCTGAGCTTGTACTGGAAGATACTGAATTTATCAGCAGAGCCGCCCAGGAAATAGCGGAAACAATAAAACCATTAAACCCAGACATAATAATAACACCAGAAGCAAAATCAATTGCATTGACGTATGAGATTTCAAAAAACCTTAATCATAAACGATTTGTTGTCGCTAGAAAAAGTGTCAAAGGATACATGAAAGAGCACATAATTGAACAAGTTAGATCTATAACAACAAAGGAAGAACAAATGCTAGTATTAAACTTGGATGATATAAATCTTATTAAAGATCATAAAGTATGTATCTTTGATGATGTAGTATCCACCGGAGGAACCATAAAAGCATTGGAAAGCCTCGTAAAAAAAGCTGAAGGTAAAATTGTGTGTAAAATTAGTATCTGGCGTGAAGGACCATGGTATAAAACAAATGATTTATTATTCTTTGACATACTTCCTATTTTTGTTTCAAAAAAACTTTATAACAAATTTATAAAAACATGATCTTTTAATTATGTTGGTGACAGTCTCTTAAACACTTCAAAGATCGAAACAAAATCAGATTCTGATAATCCTAATCCCTCTGCCATTTTATAAAGCTGAAGTGCAATAGTTGACATTGGTGTTATCGCTTTTATTCTCTGAGCTTCTCTCTCTACTATTTCTAAATCTTTTTTCATGTGCTTTGTAGCGAACTGCGTGGAATAATCTGCGAATAATACTTTAGAAACCTTCAGTTCAGATGTGGGAGATCGTGCGCTGCTAAGCTCAGTTAATATTGTTGCTGTAATATTAGGATTAAGAACCACTTTTATTCCGAAATTATAAGCTTCTGCTATAGCAGCAATATAAGAACCTATTAACAAATTATTCACAAGCTTAGCGTACAATCCCATTCCATTTCTACCAATATAGATTATTGATGATGAAATATGTTGTAAAACATCCTTAATAGTATTAAAATATTCGCTTGGTCCTCCCACCAATATTGCGATCTTTTTCTGTTCCACCATTATAGAGGTTCCAATAACTAGTGCATCAAACATAATACCGCCATTCTCGTTAACCTTTTTAGCAAGCTCAATACTAACCGAAGGTGGTATAGTGGACATATCCACTAAAATTTTATCTTTTAAATAAGGAAGGATTTGATTTATTACTGAGGAGACTGCTGTATCATCAGAAAGCATAGTAATTATAAAATCTGCATTTCTACTAATCTCTTCTAAAGATCGTGCGTACGGAGTCCCGTACTTTTTACTGAAACTTTCAGCTTTCTCTAAAATTCTGTTGTATACAATAAACTCTTAGCGTTAGCTAAGTTAGCTCCTATTCTCCAACCGTTGTTGGATAGTTAATTTTTTATAACTATCTGTTCCATCTCTGCCAAAGTTTCATGGATGGCTTTCTGGGGCACGGGGCTCCCCTCATCCTGAGCAGATTAATACACGCAATTACATCTCTATCGTTTTCGTATCCGCATTTACATTTTAATAGTCTATTGCCCATTCAGTGCTAATTCTCCACCACACCGGGCACAGGCTTGAAGTTCCTCGAGGATTGACGTACACGATTGTCAAACCTTCAAGTTTAGCTTTGTATTCGATGTAGGATTGTATTCTTCTGAAGTTCCGTGAGTGGAGTCTTCGGTTAAGCATCTTGCCATGGTTCATGTGTTTACGTATTCCCCTCAAGTCTTCCATGATTACGCCTATTTTTCTTTCAAGATGAGTGACCAGAAAATTATTTACTCTTCTTTCTGAAGTTGTGGAATTATTTTTTCATAAAAATCTAAGGATTCTGGGTTTATAAGCGCATCTCTATTTGTTACAGGCTTACCATTTATTATGTTATAAACTGCGCTTTCTACCTTTTTCATATTAAATGTATATGGTATGTCTGAGGTTTCTATAATTAGGGCTGGGACGTGTCTAGGTGAGGCTTCTTCACGTAATGCTTTCCTTATCCTATCTTTTAGTTCATCTGTCAGTCTATATCCATAATTCAATTTAACAAATAATATAATACGTTCGTCACCTTTCCATTTCTGTCCAACAGCAAGACTGTCAGCAATTTCTTTAAATTTCTCCAATACTCTGTAAATCTCTGCAGGACCGATGCGTATACCAGAAGGTTTGAGAGTAAAATCTGAACGTCCAAGGAAAGTTATCCCACCAGTATCACTATGAATTATAATCCAATCGCCGTGTCTCCATACATTACGATACGGAGCATAATAACTAAAATACGATTCCCAGTATTTTTTACCATCAGGATCGTTCCAAAAGTAGAGAGGCATTGAGGGGGCTGGAGCTTCACATACAAGTTCTCCTTGCTGATCAAAAACTGGAATTCCTTTCTCGTCATATGCTCTAATTTTCATTCCAAGAGCTGGACCTTGTAATTCACCTGCAAAAACTGGTTGTATTGGAGAACCTGCAGCAAAACAACCATTAATATCTGTACCACCAGAAATAGAATTAAAATGCAAATCCGCCTTAATTTCTCTGTAAACATACTCAAATCCTTCTGCCGAAAGAGAAGAACCAGTTTGAGAGATCTCTCTTAACGATGATAGATCAAAAAACTTTTTAGGTTGTGCCCCAACATTTCTAAGATAATTTATGTAACTGGCACTGCAACCAAAAATTGTTATTCTCTCTTCTTGAATTAATCTCCACATTGTTGTCCAATCAGGATAATTAGGATTACCATCATATAGGACTATAGTAGCACCAACAGCCAGAGAACTCATTAACCAATTCCACATCATCCAACTAGGACTTGTTATGTAAGTAATTCTATCATCACGTTTCAAATCTGTATGAAGGATGAGTTCTTTCAGATGATTAATTAAGATACCTCCAGCTCCTTGAACCATACTTTTCGGTTTTCCGGTTGTACCAGATGAAAACATTATGTAGACCGGATGATCAAAAGGTAATTGTTCAAAAATAATTTCCTCTTTTGTAGATGAGATAAAATTATTATAAAGAATAGCATTAGGAATGGTACTTATGTCAGGCTTATCATTTATGTATGGAATAATGATGATTTTTTCTAGCGAAGAAATTCCTTTAGCAACTTTCTCAACATTAGGCAATAAATCATAAATTTTTCCTTTGTATGGATATCCATCAACAGTAAACAAGACTTTTGGGTTTATTTGAGTAAATCGATCTAAGACCGCATTAGGTCCTAATTCGACACCACATGATGACCATATAGCACCTATACTTGTAGATGCTAACATAGCTATTGAAGTCTCTGGTATATTAGGCATATAGGCAGCTACACGATCTCCAGGGGAGAGTGCAATCTCTTTTAAAGATCTCACTAAACGTGATACTATATCATATAATTCAGAATATGTGATTCGTTTATATTTTCCGATTTCAGATTTAAATATAAAAGCTAAGTGATCATCTCTATATCTTAAAAGATTTTCAGCAAAATTTAATCGAGCACCTATAAACCATTTAGCGCCAGGGAACTTGCTCAAATCATCAACTATAATATCATATGAACGCGATGCCTTAATCCCAACAAAATCCCAGACTGCAGCCCAAAAATCTGGTATATTTTCTATAGACCATTTATACAATTCATTATAAGATTTTATCTTTAGATCATATTTCTTGTTTACGAATTCAATGAACTTTGTTATGTTAGCTTGTTTTATTAGTTCTTCTGAAGGAGACCATAAAGCTGTCTTCATCATTAACTATACTATAAAGAAATAAATAAAGATTGCGCTAATTGTTCATGCGAATCTTTTTATGTATAGAATTTTTATTATGTAAAACTTACAAAAACTAATACAATTCTGAGTCATGAATGTGTTTAGCTAATACAGAAACGTTTAAGTTTCATTTTTAATAGTTAAACCATGCTAGGAATACTAAGTTAATGTAGTTACGGAATTTTAACCTAAGCCATTATACTATCTGTCCAACAGTCCTAACACGCCTTATTTTACCTTGTTTATCCCATTGCTGAACGGTCCAGGTGGTGACTCCAAGAAGCTTCTTTGCCTCCTTGATTGTATAGAGCTTTTCGGACATCATATTCTCCTATACCCACCAATATTTAAATATCTATTTTGAAACCGCTGAAAGAGGCTTTTAATAACAATGCAGTACTGATCTTCCCTGATCCGTAGAGCTCTTGTATTGTTTCTCCTATATTCTGGTCCAGCTCATCTCTTTTTCGCTCTAAGCAAAGAAGAACTCCCTTTAAGGTGGAGAGGATGACAGATTTAATTTTAGATTTCTATGAGATCTTTTCTTTAAGGTGCAACCCGATTTCCGATATAACTTGTTTAGAAATTTCATAGCCTTCATTGAATGCTAGCTCGTTTACAAGATAGAACTTCGGAGCTATCCGTTCTTTGATGGCATTAAGCAATTCGTTTGACGAAAGTGGAAGTACTTCTGTACCTGCTAATGCACCCAGCATCACAGTATTAATTACTTGAATAGCATTTAGCTTTCTAGCTATACTATCAGCATCGATTTTTATTATATTCTTTGTGATTTTTTTAATTCTAACGTATATTTCCTCTTTATCTGGAATGTTTATCTTTGGAAGAACAGGTTTGATAATATTATCATTCACAAGGACTATTGTCTTAGGATTCATATATCTTGCAGTTCTTAAAGTTTCTAGGGCCTCCAAACCTATAACAACATCAGCACTCCCATCATCTGCTATTGGTGAAAATTCTGTAAAACCAGCTTTTAGGTGCGAAATTACAGAACCTCCTCTTTGAGCCAATCCATGAATCTCTGTACTCTTCACGTTGAATCCCTTTTTCATTAGTGCACGCCCTATGATTTCTGATAATGTTAATATACCTTGTCCACCTACACCCGTTATTATTAATGTTAAAATTTTATTCATACTATTTTACCTCCATTATAGCTCTGTATGGGCATATCTGAGCACATGAACCGCATCCAGTGCATAACAATGGATCTATGAATGCTTTGTTCCCTGAAAGGCTAATAGCAGGACATGTGAAATAATCCGTACAGACTTTACATCCAGTGCACTTCAAATTATCAACAGTATAAAGTTTCATTTTTTCTCCACGGACTCTATGAAGATTTATTTCCTCAAGAGCACATAATCCACGTGAAATCACAACAGCAGGTCTCTTATTTTCAAGAACATATTTTATTGCATTCTTAATAATGTCTATACCATCCTTTATATTAAAAGAATTAATAACTTTCACATATTCAATGCCCAATGATTGTACTATATTCTCAATTGGTATTCCTCCTGTACCGAGAAGTACGCCAGTGCCCGGATGACTCTGTTGACCTGTCATAGCAGTAACACCATTATCCATAACAAGAATTAACAAAGGTGTACGATTATGAACCGCATTAATTAAAGCAGGTATGGCGGCATGATAAAATGTAGAGTCGCCTACAGCTGCAACGATAAACTGATCTTGTAAGAATGCTAATCCCTGTCCAACACCAACGCCAGCCCCCATAGAATAAAGAACGTCACCAAATCCAAACGGTGGATTTACAGATAAACTATAACATCCAATATCATTACTGTAAATGTAACTGACTCGCATAATAGCTAATGCTCTTTGCAATGAGTACAACGTAGATCTGTGCGGACAACCGGCACAAAAAGCTGGAGGTCTAGGTGGTAAAAATTTTGTTAACTCGTTATTAATGTTATCGTAAAATGAATAATCCCTAGAAACTTTAACACCAGTTAATTTGGAAAGAGCAATTATTACATGTCTTGGGCTCAGCTCATAGAACTCTGGAATTAAATCCTTTCCGTGTATTCGTTTTACCAAATTCTCATCTACCATGATACTTTTTACGCTATTTTCAATTATTGGATCTAACTCCTCAACAACTAATATTTCATTAACAGATCTAATAAAATCACTAACAACTTTTTTTGGTATTGGATAAGTGAAAGCTAACTTTAGAATACTCACTGCATCCCATAAATCTAAAGTGTCTACAGCCTCAACAACATTTGAATATGCAGCTCCAGCAGTTATTATTCCTAATCTTGAACCACTTTCGATTCTTTTTTCTAACTTGACCTCCTCAATCAAATTGTTCAATTTATTAAAACGTTCTAAAAGGAGTATCTTATTCTTCTTAGCGATAGAAGGTAAAAGTTGGAAACGTCCAGGATTCTTACTAAACAATGGTTTTCTATCCATCTTTATAACTTTTCCAAGTTTAACAACTCCACGAGAATGACTAACACGAGTAGTAGTTCTTAATATGACTGGCAACTCAACTTTTTCTGAAATGTCAAAAGCAACCTTTACAAAATCTTTGCACTCTTGAGCGTTACTAGGTTCAATAACTGGAACGTGCGCAAGTTGGCCATAAAATCTAGTATCCTGTTCATTCTGAGATGAATACATACTAGGATCATCAGCAACCACTACAACAAGACCGCCAATTACACCAGTGTAAGCGGAACTCACGAAGGAATCAGCTGCAACATTTAAACCTACGTGCTTCATTGTAACTAATGCCCTAAGTCCTGAAAGTGATGCAGCGATACCATTTTCATAAGCAACCTTCTCATTCACTGCCCATCCAGCTTTTATTCCAACTTTGTCAGCAACATTAATTAAAGTCTCTAAAACTTCAGTAGAAGGAGTGCCTGGATAACCAGAAGCAAGATCAACTCCTGCTTCAAGAGCTCCTCTAGCAATTGCTTCATTACCAAGAAGATAAACAATTTTTTCAGAAGAATCTAAAATCTCATGCCTCATACATAATCACCATAAGATAGATGATTCATACCAATACATGAAAAACTTAGTGATAGATAAAGTTATCATTTTTGATCCCTCATAAAAACCAAAAAGATATTCACTATAAAATTTTGCGTAAGAAATTCGCCCAGAAACCCTATCTTAGTTCTAGTATTATGTTGTTAGTAAGCTTAACAGGTAATAACATTAAAATGAGCTTTAACCTTATATATTCGTTTATATCAATGTGAGATAGAGACAGGTGGTATGTGATGTCATCTAAAAAACCACACATGAACCTGATAGTGGCAGGACACGTAGATCACGGTAAATCAACTACGGTAGGACACATACTTACTCTACTAGGAATCGTTGACGAGCGCAAGATGAAAGAAATAGAAGAGGAAGCTAAAAAGAAAGGCAAAGAGTTTGCAAAATATGCTTGGATTCTTGATACCTACAAAGAAGAACGAGAGAGAGACATGACAGTAAACCTTTCATTCTTAGAATTTGAAACGAAAAAATACTATTGGACTATTATAGATGCTCCAGGTCATAGGGACTTCGTAAAAAACATGGTAACAGGAGCATCACAAGCTGATGCAGCTATATTAGTTGTCTCAGCTAAAAGAGGTGAATATGAAGCAGGTACAGGCGTCACAGGCCAAACACGAGAACATGCATTCCTTTTAAAAACTATGGGTGTTAACCAATTAGTAGTTACTGTGAACAAAATGGATGATGAAACAGTCCAGTGGAGTAAACAGCGATACGAGGAAGTAAAAAGCGGGTTAGAAAAAATGCTAAAAATGCTTGGATATAAAACTGATACAATACGCTTTATTCCAACCTCCGCATGGTATGGTGATAACTTGTTAGAACGCAGTAAAAATACATCATGGTATGATGGACCAACTTTGATAGAAGCTTTAGACGAATTCTCTCAACCACCAAGACTTATTGACAAACCATTAAGATTACCAGTAGAAGCGGTTTACAGCATTTCTGGTGTCGGTCTGGTACCTGTAGGTAGGGTTGAAACTGGTATTATGAAACCTGGTGATATGGTAGTGTTCATGCCTGCAGGAAAAAAGGCTGAAATAAAGTCAATAGAAATGCACCATAAAAGACTCGATCAGGCAGTACCTGGTGACAACATTGGTTTTAACGTAAAAGGTGTTGAGAAAAACGATGTAAAGAGAGGAGACGTTATAGGTCCTGAAAGCTCTCCACCAACTGTTGCACAAGAATTCACAGCAAGAATCTTCGTCCTCTATCACCCAACATCCATAGCGGTAGGCTATACTCCAGTCATGCACGTTCATACAGCAACTGTTGCTACACAATTCGTTGAACTATCAAAGAAACTTGATCCTAGAACAGGACAAACAATTGAAAACAATCCTAAGTTCCTGAAACAGGGTGATGCAGCAATTGTAAGATTAAAACCATTAAGACCAACACCAATCGAAATATATCAGAACTTCCCACCATTAGGCAGATTCGCTATTAGAGATATGGGCAGAACTATAGCAGCCGGTGTAATATTAGATATTAAGCCATTAGAAATTAAGATTAAGTAAAACCTACAAGGCGACCATAATGCCTCAAGTAGCGCGTATAAAGCTTTCAAGTTTAAATTTAACAGAGCTAGAACAAGTTGTAGCAGAAATAAAAGATATTGCGGAAAAACAGGGCTCTAAAATTGCAGGACCAATCCCATTGCCAACGAAACGATTAAGAGTTGTCACTAGAAAAACACCGTGCGGTGAAGGAACACATACGTTCGATAAATGGGAAATGCGCATTCACTCAAGACTAATTGATGTAGTTGCAAGCGATCGATTAATGAGACAGATAATGAGAATCAAAGTACCTGATACTGTAAAGATCGAAATCAAACTTTTAACTTCTTAATAGATAAAGTTTTTAAATAAAATTAAATTTCTTTATCATGCCGGGGCTCCTAGCCGGGGTTGTAAAAAAGACCCCGAGGGCCGAGTGGATCAAGGCGCAGGCCTTGAGAGCCTGTGTCCGTTTAACGGACTCGCGGGTTCGAATCCCGCCCCCGGCGCTTTATAAAAAAAGAAATAATAAAACCTATCAAGAATTATCCAGCATATAAGCATTGATCATGATGTGTATGGTTAATAATTTCTTTATTAACAAATTTAACCGAAACAACAAACGTTTTCTATAGGGAAAGAAGATCAGCTAAAAGCTTTCATTTTTGTTAACAAAATAGTGTTATATTCTCAACGTTTATAAATAATATGAGATAACATGGTCGATGTGATTGCAGTTGGAAATGCTAATATTGATCTTATGTTTACGATAACATATTTTCCTAAACCAGATGAGGAAGTTCTAGGCAAAGATTTTAGAATTGTACCTGGAGGTTCAGCATCTAATTTTGCAGTAGCAATTTCGCGCCTTGGGGTTGCAACAGGTCTTATAGCATCTCTTGGTGATGATGCCTTTGGACAATTGATAATGAATAATCTAAAAAATGAAAATATTGATATATCTCACATCAAAGTTATTAAAAATTTCCCCACGGGCATAGTTACAATATTCATAGATGAACATGGAGAGAGAAGAATGATTGCATATAGAGGTGCGAACCTAATGCTGAGTAAAGATGATATAGACGTGAGATATATTAAATCGGCAAAATTAGTTCATCTAAGCGGAACAAAATTAGACCTATCTGAATATATTTCATCTATAGCAAAGCACGAAGGCTTAACTGTATCTTTTGACCCAGGAAGTGTGATATCTTCAATGGGTATTATAAAATGTAAAACAGTGCTTAGTAATACTGATATACTATTTGTTAACCGCCTAGAGATCATACAATTAACAGGAATACAAGATATTTTGAATGGTGTTTATGAATTAATCAACTATGGGCCTTCTATAGTAGTTGTGAAATTAGGCTCGGAAGGATCACTGGCTGTAACTAAGAATAAGAAGATAAGAGTTCCTGCATTTAAGGTCAAAGTTATTAATACAACCGGTGCAGGTGATGCATTTGATGCAGGATTTCTGAAAGCATTTTTATTTAATATGAAAATAGAAGATGCGCTAAAAATTGGTAACGCAGTTGCAGCATTATCAATAACAAAACCTGAGCCAAGGTTATCATTTCCTAAATTTGATGAAGTAGCGCATTTCTTAAGAACACAGACTTCATCATAACATCTCTGCTTTGTTGTTATAAGCATTATACATAGGTGAAAAGATATATAATATTAAAGCTAATCGTTCGAAAACTGCTGAAGAACTCTTCAGAGCAAAAAAGAGATTAATAATATCAAATTTTGTGATAACTTAATTTAGAAATTGTACTACAATACTAATCTCTTTCTTAACGATCTATATATTGGTAAGCTTATTAAAAGTCCTATGGTCATCTGTCCTATGTTAAATGGTATCTCTGCATAGGCTTCGGCTCCAACTATGATTAGTTCATACAAAAAGTATCCAGTCACCATTTCTATGCCACCAATTATTACTGAGAATGCTATCCAACCTAGTTCAGGATCAAGCTTTAGTGTACTTGCTATAATACCTATTAATGCAAAAATTACTAAAATTATCCACAAAATTCCTGGTATTAATAAAGTAAAGACGAAACTCCCTATTGTAAACTCTGCAATACCCTGATAATACATAAAGAGTACTACCATTGCGATAACTAAAATTATTGATAAAATTCCTACTAATCCAGCTCTCCATGATTTTTTAGCTATTTTCTTCGAAAATTTATGTGTCAGATAGCCTGTAATAAAGCCTTCTAAACCTTTAATTACCAATGTCCCAGGTGCATACTGAAAATAACCTAAGGTTATATCTGATATGGCAGAACCAACACCACCCGCAAATGCCCCAACATATGGACCAAAAAGTAATGCAGTAAGATAAACTGCAGCTTCTCCTATATTAAAATACCCACGTGTAGGTGCTATATAGACACTTATGGCCATGGTAGTTACTGCTACTAAAGCAGTCATGACACTAGTTATGGCAATAATCATAGTCTTATTCATATCATATTGATTAGAAAGATTCCAATGTATAAGTATTAGCTTATGCATAAGTCACTGTTGGAATAAAATTTTGCTACACAATCTTTAGTTATGTGTTAACAATAATTTCATGAACATATGTTGATAATAATATAAAAATTTTAAGTCGAAAAAATAAACGAATACAACTTATCGTATGAGAAAATTAACTTCTGATGACCTACTTACCTTTCTTCTTTTTCCCTTTTTTCTCTTCTTTCTTTTCTTCTGGTTTAGCTGCTTCAGACATTTTAGGTCACCGTTAAATATTCAATGATAACCTAAAAATAAAATTTTTCTTTAAAATTTAACAAATAATAAGATAAATAATTCCAATGAAATAATAATTCTTGTATATTTTATTAAAATCTTTTCAAAATAATCAAATGTTTAATGTATAATCTATAATTATTTTAATAACGCATCGTTTTTAGTGTGAGACTGAGTTGAATTCTTATGATGCCTCAGCATGTTCATTGTTGTGTATGCTTTTACACCACGTCCTCCCCTATATGCAAGCGTTTTTACACTAAGCGGACTCACAGACCCTGTTCTAGATGTCCATACAGAAACTCGTTCAGTAAGCAAGTCACGCCAGCTTAATTTTTTTGCTCGTATAGCTAAAAAGAGCATGTGATAAAGTGCTGCTGTAGCTTTATTACCTTTAGTATTTTCTGACGCCCACTTTGTTGATAACTCTGCTAACATCTCTAAACCATCAGGTGGACTTAATACTGACAACTGAGCTTCACTTTTATCTGAAGTAAATCTAACTATAAGTATCTTACCACTTTTTGTTATCCACATTTTTACATCTTGATACTTTGAATTCATTGCTGAACACAAT encodes:
- the rpsJ gene encoding 30S ribosomal protein S10 yields the protein MPQVARIKLSSLNLTELEQVVAEIKDIAEKQGSKIAGPIPLPTKRLRVVTRKTPCGEGTHTFDKWEMRIHSRLIDVVASDRLMRQIMRIKVPDTVKIEIKLLTS
- a CDS encoding acetoacetate--CoA ligase, with protein sequence MKTALWSPSEELIKQANITKFIEFVNKKYDLKIKSYNELYKWSIENIPDFWAAVWDFVGIKASRSYDIIVDDLSKFPGAKWFIGARLNFAENLLRYRDDHLAFIFKSEIGKYKRITYSELYDIVSRLVRSLKEIALSPGDRVAAYMPNIPETSIAMLASTSIGAIWSSCGVELGPNAVLDRFTQINPKVLFTVDGYPYKGKIYDLLPNVEKVAKGISSLEKIIIIPYINDKPDISTIPNAILYNNFISSTKEEIIFEQLPFDHPVYIMFSSGTTGKPKSMVQGAGGILINHLKELILHTDLKRDDRITYITSPSWMMWNWLMSSLAVGATIVLYDGNPNYPDWTTMWRLIQEERITIFGCSASYINYLRNVGAQPKKFFDLSSLREISQTGSSLSAEGFEYVYREIKADLHFNSISGGTDINGCFAAGSPIQPVFAGELQGPALGMKIRAYDEKGIPVFDQQGELVCEAPAPSMPLYFWNDPDGKKYWESYFSYYAPYRNVWRHGDWIIIHSDTGGITFLGRSDFTLKPSGIRIGPAEIYRVLEKFKEIADSLAVGQKWKGDERIILFVKLNYGYRLTDELKDRIRKALREEASPRHVPALIIETSDIPYTFNMKKVESAVYNIINGKPVTNRDALINPESLDFYEKIIPQLQKEE
- the tuf gene encoding translation elongation factor EF-1 subunit alpha, which translates into the protein MSSKKPHMNLIVAGHVDHGKSTTVGHILTLLGIVDERKMKEIEEEAKKKGKEFAKYAWILDTYKEERERDMTVNLSFLEFETKKYYWTIIDAPGHRDFVKNMVTGASQADAAILVVSAKRGEYEAGTGVTGQTREHAFLLKTMGVNQLVVTVNKMDDETVQWSKQRYEEVKSGLEKMLKMLGYKTDTIRFIPTSAWYGDNLLERSKNTSWYDGPTLIEALDEFSQPPRLIDKPLRLPVEAVYSISGVGLVPVGRVETGIMKPGDMVVFMPAGKKAEIKSIEMHHKRLDQAVPGDNIGFNVKGVEKNDVKRGDVIGPESSPPTVAQEFTARIFVLYHPTSIAVGYTPVMHVHTATVATQFVELSKKLDPRTGQTIENNPKFLKQGDAAIVRLKPLRPTPIEIYQNFPPLGRFAIRDMGRTIAAGVILDIKPLEIKIK
- the iorA gene encoding indolepyruvate ferredoxin oxidoreductase subunit alpha; amino-acid sequence: MRHEILDSSEKIVYLLGNEAIARGALEAGVDLASGYPGTPSTEVLETLINVADKVGIKAGWAVNEKVAYENGIAASLSGLRALVTMKHVGLNVAADSFVSSAYTGVIGGLVVVVADDPSMYSSQNEQDTRFYGQLAHVPVIEPSNAQECKDFVKVAFDISEKVELPVILRTTTRVSHSRGVVKLGKVIKMDRKPLFSKNPGRFQLLPSIAKKNKILLLERFNKLNNLIEEVKLEKRIESGSRLGIITAGAAYSNVVEAVDTLDLWDAVSILKLAFTYPIPKKVVSDFIRSVNEILVVEELDPIIENSVKSIMVDENLVKRIHGKDLIPEFYELSPRHVIIALSKLTGVKVSRDYSFYDNINNELTKFLPPRPPAFCAGCPHRSTLYSLQRALAIMRVSYIYSNDIGCYSLSVNPPFGFGDVLYSMGAGVGVGQGLAFLQDQFIVAAVGDSTFYHAAIPALINAVHNRTPLLILVMDNGVTAMTGQQSHPGTGVLLGTGGIPIENIVQSLGIEYVKVINSFNIKDGIDIIKNAIKYVLENKRPAVVISRGLCALEEINLHRVRGEKMKLYTVDNLKCTGCKVCTDYFTCPAISLSGNKAFIDPLLCTGCGSCAQICPYRAIMEVK
- a CDS encoding phosphoribosyltransferase family protein, with translation MNEVCIYKGQKYYTIGLFNLIRKLPIVPVDDDIWIASDAELVLEDTEFISRAAQEIAETIKPLNPDIIITPEAKSIALTYEISKNLNHKRFVVARKSVKGYMKEHIIEQVRSITTKEEQMLVLNLDDINLIKDHKVCIFDDVVSTGGTIKALESLVKKAEGKIVCKISIWREGPWYKTNDLLFFDILPIFVSKKLYNKFIKT
- a CDS encoding ECF transporter S component, producing the protein MNKTMIIAITSVMTALVAVTTMAISVYIAPTRGYFNIGEAAVYLTALLFGPYVGAFAGGVGSAISDITLGYFQYAPGTLVIKGLEGFITGYLTHKFSKKIAKKSWRAGLVGILSIILVIAMVVLFMYYQGIAEFTIGSFVFTLLIPGILWIILVIFALIGIIASTLKLDPELGWIAFSVIIGGIEMVTGYFLYELIIVGAEAYAEIPFNIGQMTIGLLISLPIYRSLRKRLVL
- a CDS encoding energy-coupling factor transporter transmembrane component T produces the protein MISLDPRTKVILFVVLFALVFIVTGFYYFLTLIIIAFIITLFNKNEKRFLKSLVKFIPVLLIAFIMWSLFHNWSLFHINDTENSGVNIGILMTVRLLTLFSISLSFLLTIRPEELIKALEALNFPYTIAFTLGLALRYVDTISEEYNTIKEAQTSRGLELDSGFLLKRIKNYTYVLIPLLVRSIETAEKLVFAMELRAFSLRKKQHKITYKLKLLDYILITFSLIILSLSIAYYILKVI
- a CDS encoding indolepyruvate oxidoreductase subunit beta — protein: MNKILTLIITGVGGQGILTLSEIIGRALMKKGFNVKSTEIHGLAQRGGSVISHLKAGFTEFSPIADDGSADVVIGLEALETLRTARYMNPKTIVLVNDNIIKPVLPKINIPDKEEIYVRIKKITKNIIKIDADSIARKLNAIQVINTVMLGALAGTEVLPLSSNELLNAIKERIAPKFYLVNELAFNEGYEISKQVISEIGLHLKEKIS
- a CDS encoding carbohydrate kinase family protein, whose amino-acid sequence is MVDVIAVGNANIDLMFTITYFPKPDEEVLGKDFRIVPGGSASNFAVAISRLGVATGLIASLGDDAFGQLIMNNLKNENIDISHIKVIKNFPTGIVTIFIDEHGERRMIAYRGANLMLSKDDIDVRYIKSAKLVHLSGTKLDLSEYISSIAKHEGLTVSFDPGSVISSMGIIKCKTVLSNTDILFVNRLEIIQLTGIQDILNGVYELINYGPSIVVVKLGSEGSLAVTKNKKIRVPAFKVKVINTTGAGDAFDAGFLKAFLFNMKIEDALKIGNAVAALSITKPEPRLSFPKFDEVAHFLRTQTSS
- a CDS encoding MerR family DNA-binding transcriptional regulator, whose amino-acid sequence is MSEKLYTIKEAKKLLGVTTWTVQQWDKQGKIRRVRTVGQIV